The Helicobacter pylori genome includes a window with the following:
- the hemE gene encoding uroporphyrinogen decarboxylase, with amino-acid sequence MIFIDACFRKETPYTPVWMMRQAGRYLSEYQESRKKAGSFLELCKNSDLATEVTLQPVEILGVDAAILFSDILVVPLEMGLNLEFIPKKGPHFLETITDLKSVESLKIGAYKQLNYVYDTISQTRQKLSKEKALIGFCGSPWTLATYMIEGEGSKSYAKSKKMLYSEPEVLKALLEKLSLELIEYLSLQIQAGVNAVMIFDSWASALEKEAYLEFSWDYLKKISKELKKRYAHIPVILFPKGIGAYLDSIDGEFDVFGVDWGTPLTAAKKILGGKYVLQGNLEPTRLYDKNALEEGVETILKVMGNQGHIFNLGHGMLPDLPRENAKYLVQLVHAKTRR; translated from the coding sequence ATGATTTTCATTGATGCATGTTTTAGAAAGGAAACACCTTACACGCCCGTTTGGATGATGAGACAAGCAGGGCGTTACCTTAGCGAATACCAAGAGAGCCGTAAAAAAGCGGGGAGTTTCTTGGAATTGTGTAAAAATAGCGATTTAGCCACAGAAGTTACCCTACAGCCGGTAGAGATTTTAGGCGTGGATGCGGCCATTTTGTTTAGCGATATTTTAGTAGTGCCTTTGGAAATGGGCTTGAATTTGGAGTTTATCCCTAAAAAGGGGCCGCATTTTTTAGAGACTATTACGGATTTAAAAAGCGTGGAAAGCCTAAAAATAGGGGCTTATAAACAACTAAACTATGTCTATGATACGATTTCTCAAACGCGCCAAAAGCTTTCTAAAGAGAAAGCGTTAATCGGTTTTTGCGGATCGCCTTGGACTTTAGCGACTTACATGATAGAAGGCGAGGGGAGCAAATCGTATGCCAAAAGCAAGAAAATGCTTTACAGCGAGCCTGAAGTTTTAAAAGCGCTTTTAGAAAAATTAAGCCTTGAATTGATAGAGTATTTGAGCCTTCAAATCCAAGCAGGGGTCAATGCGGTGATGATTTTTGACTCATGGGCTAGCGCTTTAGAAAAAGAAGCGTATTTGGAATTCAGTTGGGATTATTTGAAAAAAATCTCTAAAGAGCTTAAAAAACGCTATGCGCATATCCCGGTTATCCTTTTCCCTAAAGGGATTGGTGCTTATTTGGACAGTATAGACGGGGAATTTGATGTGTTTGGCGTGGATTGGGGCACGCCTTTAACTGCGGCAAAAAAGATTTTAGGCGGTAAGTATGTTTTGCAAGGGAATTTAGAACCCACCCGCCTTTATGATAAAAACGCTTTAGAAGAAGGGGTTGAAACGATTCTAAAAGTCATGGGCAATCAAGGGCATATTTTTAATTTAGGGCATGGGATGCTGCCGGATTTACCCAGAGAAAATGCAAAATATTTAGTGCAATTAGTGCATGCTAAAACCAGACGATAG